The proteins below come from a single Natranaerofaba carboxydovora genomic window:
- a CDS encoding PAS domain S-box protein, translating to MKHAAGNLLNGILESSKESVIFALDDNYCYLTFNQNHKKTMKNIWGVDIKVGDNMLDYIKYKEDIEKAKGNFDRALNGESFIEIEQYEDESIDRRWYQNEYNPLYDESGNIIGLTVFLSDITERKQTEEKLRKSEVKFRTYIEKAPIGIFVLDKEGNYLEVNEEACRMTGYTREEFFKLNIKDLLPADSYLEGLAPFSEVFEKGHTKNTIFTKRKDGTKFWRYMVAVKLDDDHVIGFASDITQLKEFEKELRLKDRALKSSINAVAMADLEGKLIFINQSFLDLWGYKDEDEVLGKNAVEFWEDRNKAREVIDALFNEGNWTGEMKAKKKDGELIDLHLSAAIVYNEERKVEALMASFVDISEQKKTQRQLKKYNNELKTKKAEVEKLYKHLNNEIDMAKEIHERALLKDPYKLTLPEDISIEAHYRPSEQLGGDFYSFIEAQNKLIIYLSDVSGHGLDGTMLSVFVKETIESYLSLRPNDISPENIIKHVNNQYYEDNPGDYFICIFLGILDLETYNLDYTGVGMQFSPKVKHVNGELTELFVGGLPISSAISDQLMNFESNRIQLNPGSTVLFYTDGLAEQKSQGIMYENRLKKIFDYMGHYPVEFIKNAMNMDFKEFNGGSLIGDDDITYVLLQRYKEDIKQFNWALYSSSKELDVFYTNIKPTLEKYVANDVCLQCLHELMTNAMEHGNKFDPDKMLYIEATVCEEFVVVSLSDDGEGFNWTEKLKKTCDIDFEGERGRGIIMAQLICDRLYYNEKGNKAFVILEGI from the coding sequence ATGAAACATGCTGCTGGGAATTTATTAAACGGTATCTTGGAAAGTTCAAAAGAAAGTGTTATTTTCGCGCTGGATGATAACTATTGTTATCTTACCTTCAATCAAAACCACAAAAAAACCATGAAAAATATCTGGGGAGTAGATATAAAAGTTGGCGATAATATGTTGGACTATATTAAATATAAAGAAGACATAGAAAAGGCAAAGGGAAATTTTGATAGAGCACTAAATGGTGAAAGTTTTATTGAAATTGAACAATATGAAGATGAATCTATAGACCGCAGGTGGTACCAAAATGAGTATAATCCCCTTTATGATGAAAGTGGTAATATAATTGGGTTAACCGTATTTTTATCGGACATCACTGAACGCAAACAAACTGAAGAAAAGCTAAGAAAAAGTGAAGTAAAGTTTAGAACATATATAGAAAAAGCCCCCATCGGGATATTTGTCCTAGATAAAGAGGGTAATTATTTGGAAGTAAACGAAGAAGCCTGCAGGATGACTGGATATACGAGAGAAGAGTTTTTTAAATTGAATATTAAAGATTTACTCCCTGCTGATAGCTATTTAGAAGGTTTGGCACCATTCAGTGAAGTTTTTGAAAAAGGTCATACAAAGAACACTATCTTTACAAAAAGAAAAGACGGCACAAAGTTCTGGAGATATATGGTTGCTGTCAAGTTAGACGATGATCATGTTATTGGATTTGCAAGCGATATTACTCAATTAAAAGAATTTGAAAAAGAACTAAGGCTAAAGGACAGGGCTCTGAAATCTTCCATAAATGCAGTTGCAATGGCTGATCTGGAGGGTAAACTTATTTTTATCAACCAGTCTTTTCTTGACCTGTGGGGTTATAAAGATGAAGATGAAGTATTGGGAAAGAATGCTGTAGAATTCTGGGAAGATAGGAATAAGGCAAGAGAAGTGATAGATGCTTTATTTAACGAAGGGAACTGGACAGGTGAGATGAAAGCTAAAAAGAAAGATGGTGAATTGATAGACCTTCATCTGTCAGCAGCCATAGTGTATAACGAAGAAAGAAAAGTTGAAGCGCTGATGGCTTCTTTTGTTGATATTTCTGAACAGAAAAAAACGCAAAGGCAGTTAAAAAAATATAATAATGAACTAAAAACAAAAAAAGCCGAAGTAGAAAAACTTTATAAGCATTTAAACAATGAAATAGACATGGCAAAAGAAATTCACGAAAGAGCTTTATTAAAAGATCCATATAAATTGACACTTCCAGAAGATATATCCATAGAAGCACATTACCGACCTTCAGAGCAGCTTGGAGGGGATTTTTATAGTTTTATTGAAGCACAGAACAAATTAATTATATATCTTTCAGATGTGTCAGGGCATGGCCTTGATGGAACGATGCTGAGTGTATTTGTTAAAGAGACAATAGAGAGCTATCTAAGCCTTCGTCCCAATGATATATCTCCAGAAAATATAATAAAGCATGTGAATAATCAGTATTATGAGGATAACCCTGGAGATTATTTTATCTGTATATTTTTAGGTATATTGGATTTGGAGACTTATAATCTTGATTATACGGGAGTTGGGATGCAGTTTTCACCAAAGGTGAAGCACGTTAATGGGGAGCTTACTGAGCTTTTTGTGGGAGGTCTACCAATATCATCTGCTATATCAGACCAACTTATGAATTTTGAATCGAACAGGATTCAACTTAATCCTGGTTCAACTGTTTTATTTTACACAGATGGCCTTGCCGAGCAGAAAAGCCAGGGAATAATGTACGAAAATAGGCTGAAAAAAATCTTTGATTATATGGGTCACTATCCTGTTGAATTTATAAAAAATGCTATGAACATGGACTTTAAAGAATTTAATGGCGGCAGCTTAATAGGTGATGATGATATTACCTACGTTCTGCTTCAAAGATACAAGGAAGATATAAAGCAGTTTAACTGGGCATTATACAGCAGCAGTAAAGAGCTGGATGTATTTTATACTAATATCAAACCCACTTTAGAAAAATATGTTGCAAATGATGTGTGCCTACAGTGTTTGCATGAACTAATGACAAATGCAATGGAACACGGCAATAAGTTTGACCCAGATAAAATGTTGTATATAGAGGCAACAGTATGCGAAGAATTTGTAGTTGTATCACTTTCAGACGACGGGGAAGGTTTTAACTGGACCGAAAAGTTAAAGAAAACATGTGATATAGATTTTGAAGGCGAGAGGGGCAGGGGTATAATCATGGCCCAGTTGATTTGTGATAGGCTTTATTATAATGAAAAAGGCAACAAAGCCTTTGTAATTCTTGAAGGTATTTAA
- a CDS encoding diguanylate cyclase domain-containing protein, with protein sequence MFEYVSPNWEKVLGHNVNEIIGKSFDEFLHPEDYEKMRCFQSKILEQGLLEESVEHRIKHKNGTWRWHNSRFNLLEEAKDDICILGIARDVTEQKEVDERIRHISFHDSLTGLYNRYYIEEEIKRLDTNEQLPISLIMADVNGLKLLNDTYGHKAGDELIKKVGNLLKEFTRDKDIVARWGGDEFVVLLPQTSKEKAEKIAQRLVQECRKKYVEAVPVRFAVGTYTKDSKHISIEKAFNEAENRMYKNKLDERNATRNEMVSAMLNTLKNKSSETEAHLSRMVFLSYRFGNALNLSEEDMEKLFLIATLHDIGKIILPEKVLKNEGRLTSEEHELYKEHPKKGEYIARASENFVHLAEDIGSHHERWDGKGYPNGLVGENIPFFARVIAIVDYYENKTNDFLGEKAMSKEEALKEIKENAGIFFDPELAKVFVSFIKKGNI encoded by the coding sequence ATATTTGAATATGTTTCGCCCAACTGGGAAAAGGTGCTTGGTCACAATGTAAATGAAATTATAGGGAAAAGTTTTGATGAATTTTTACATCCAGAAGACTATGAAAAAATGAGATGCTTCCAAAGTAAAATATTGGAACAAGGTTTGTTAGAAGAAAGCGTTGAGCACAGGATAAAGCATAAAAACGGTACTTGGAGATGGCATAACTCAAGATTTAATCTGCTAGAGGAAGCAAAAGATGACATATGCATACTGGGGATAGCTAGAGATGTAACAGAACAAAAGGAAGTCGATGAGAGGATTCGACATATTAGCTTTCACGACAGCTTAACAGGATTGTACAATCGCTACTATATTGAAGAGGAAATTAAAAGGTTGGATACAAATGAACAGCTGCCTATAAGCTTAATTATGGCTGATGTAAATGGTTTGAAGCTTCTTAATGACACTTATGGGCACAAAGCTGGTGATGAACTGATAAAAAAGGTAGGGAATCTTTTAAAGGAGTTTACTAGAGACAAAGATATAGTAGCCAGGTGGGGCGGGGATGAATTTGTTGTATTACTCCCTCAAACAAGTAAAGAAAAAGCAGAGAAAATAGCCCAAAGATTAGTACAAGAATGCAGAAAAAAATATGTTGAAGCTGTACCAGTTAGGTTTGCTGTTGGTACTTATACAAAGGATTCTAAACATATATCTATAGAAAAAGCTTTCAATGAAGCTGAAAATAGAATGTATAAAAATAAGCTAGATGAAAGAAATGCCACAAGAAATGAGATGGTTTCAGCAATGCTTAACACATTAAAAAACAAAAGCAGTGAAACAGAAGCTCACCTATCGAGGATGGTGTTTCTAAGCTACAGGTTTGGTAATGCTCTTAATCTTTCTGAAGAAGATATGGAAAAACTTTTTTTAATAGCTACCCTACACGATATAGGTAAAATTATTTTGCCTGAAAAAGTACTAAAAAATGAAGGGCGATTAACCAGCGAAGAACATGAGTTATATAAAGAACATCCAAAAAAAGGAGAATACATAGCCAGAGCTTCAGAAAATTTTGTCCACTTAGCCGAAGATATTGGCTCACATCACGAACGTTGGGATGGCAAAGGATATCCAAATGGATTAGTAGGAGAAAACATACCTTTTTTTGCAAGGGTAATAGCTATAGTAGATTATTACGAAAATAAAACAAATGATTTTTTAGGAGAAAAAGCTATGTCGAAAGAAGAGGCCCTTAAAGAAATAAAAGAAAATGCAGGTATTTTTTTTGACCCTGAATTAGCTAAAGTATTTGTTTCATTTATAAAGAAGGGAAATATATAA
- a CDS encoding copper amine oxidase N-terminal domain-containing protein — protein sequence MKKIIIVSLFLLLMPTVVLAEDVQIAASIEGEELLVFVDDKQVNFPDQEPFIDENNRTMIPVRFPTEAFGAEVDWVQEEQKVVTKNQDREVKMWIDNNIMEVNGEEQEMDTTPIIKNDRTVVPTRFIAEALGVDVDYERVSYIAEDDSEIVSDNIGIVFNFTEDQLESEIEQLKEDIMTKVKDNLPEIEVPEDPADAHPALDDYNLDYEVDKKYIDELGHEDTTLHEPNELQGLSAYMFYDGWTEEGRQDAARILNRRLQDMDKVNEIMDYVENEGMPQTFERFETDSYTIRIASDLLYIYEK from the coding sequence TTGAAGAAAATTATAATAGTATCATTATTTTTGTTATTAATGCCTACGGTTGTACTTGCAGAAGATGTACAAATTGCTGCAAGTATTGAAGGAGAGGAACTATTAGTATTTGTAGATGACAAACAAGTTAATTTTCCCGATCAAGAGCCATTCATAGATGAAAATAATAGAACTATGATACCTGTAAGGTTTCCCACTGAAGCTTTTGGAGCCGAAGTGGATTGGGTACAGGAAGAACAAAAGGTAGTAACAAAAAACCAAGACAGGGAAGTAAAGATGTGGATAGATAACAATATCATGGAAGTTAATGGGGAAGAACAGGAGATGGACACTACTCCTATAATAAAGAATGATAGAACGGTAGTACCAACACGCTTCATAGCTGAAGCTCTTGGGGTAGATGTGGATTACGAAAGGGTAAGTTACATAGCTGAAGATGATTCGGAAATTGTATCTGATAATATAGGGATAGTGTTTAATTTTACAGAAGATCAACTAGAGTCAGAGATAGAACAGTTAAAAGAAGATATAATGACTAAAGTAAAAGATAACTTACCAGAGATAGAAGTGCCTGAAGATCCTGCGGATGCACATCCTGCGTTAGATGATTATAATTTAGATTATGAAGTAGACAAGAAGTATATAGATGAGTTGGGTCATGAGGATACAACGTTACATGAACCTAATGAGTTGCAAGGTTTATCAGCGTATATGTTTTATGATGGTTGGACAGAAGAGGGTAGACAAGATGCAGCGAGGATATTAAACAGAAGGTTGCAAGATATGGATAAGGTGAATGAAATAATGGATTATGTTGAGAATGAGGGGATGCCACAAACATTTGAGCGGTTTGAAACGGATAGTTATACTATTAGAATAGCTTCAGATTTATTATATATATATGAAAAATAA
- a CDS encoding copper amine oxidase N-terminal domain-containing protein, translated as MGKKIVLILACLSVLISSSTAFASDIDIYIYGERVNFEDQETFIDEENRTQVPVRFVSESLGADVDWLEEEQLVKIEKEDTFLELTVGEAEYKKDGQSKEMDTSPVITDKGRTVVPLRFVSEGLGSKVEWAGNINTVFIGNIEDWEVPEYPANVHPVMGNYWEDYEIDKKYIEELGHKDTTLREPNEGADLVASMFFDSRTEGGRQDAARIINRRVQDMDKVNEMIDFVKYTEDPSIEKEFECDNYLITISSGLFYIWEK; from the coding sequence ATGGGTAAAAAAATTGTTTTAATTTTAGCCTGTTTATCAGTATTGATTTCTAGCTCTACAGCATTTGCATCAGATATTGACATTTACATATACGGTGAGAGGGTAAATTTTGAAGATCAAGAAACTTTTATAGATGAAGAAAACAGAACACAAGTACCAGTGAGATTTGTCAGTGAGTCTTTAGGTGCTGATGTAGACTGGTTAGAAGAAGAACAATTAGTAAAAATAGAAAAAGAAGATACATTCTTAGAATTAACAGTTGGGGAAGCTGAATATAAAAAGGATGGTCAATCAAAAGAGATGGATACTTCCCCTGTAATCACTGACAAAGGCAGAACAGTAGTACCACTAAGGTTTGTAAGTGAAGGTTTGGGTAGTAAAGTAGAATGGGCGGGTAACATCAACACAGTGTTTATAGGTAATATTGAAGATTGGGAAGTTCCAGAATATCCTGCTAATGTTCATCCAGTTATGGGTAATTACTGGGAAGATTATGAAATAGACAAGAAGTATATTGAAGAGTTAGGTCATAAAGATACAACTTTAAGAGAGCCTAATGAAGGTGCTGATTTAGTAGCAAGTATGTTTTTTGATAGTAGGACAGAGGGAGGTAGGCAGGATGCAGCAAGAATAATTAACAGAAGAGTTCAAGATATGGATAAGGTGAATGAAATGATAGATTTTGTAAAATATACAGAAGATCCATCAATAGAAAAAGAGTTTGAGTGTGATAATTATTTAATTACTATTTCATCAGGACTATTTTATATTTGGGAAAAGTAG
- a CDS encoding stalk domain-containing protein: protein MKKFSCLLVFLLIIGLSGVVSAESSDIEVLIDGEGVRFEDQEPYIDENNRTLVPLRFISEALGAEVEWDGDNNKVLISDTVIVEEESNISDDVINSGLEEITDNLAMLAGSVVTEDNKIMTRTGLDLELEIESSQINTKYNIIPVFEEFEEEFKDILNLTNEDIYDMREEKIQEYGMDDDESFQDEIEDLINMDTEPILTDKGRTMVPLRFVSDALIANIEWDDGVILIETEEVRVSEEDYRSEVSNFIEIFSNNLYDDSDYLEGVFPVEGVDGYSELNDIEYEYYDNNVKLDWGEKPTGGYYISVEDIYKQGDDLIVEFYVTVPGDSAVTQAITNPRHQEEVDKEYRDFDNIELDLTEVIVLGEEEEDDSEVVEKPDKDEEDEVIEEEDIDDKDIVDINNIDYDRLDRKVFEYTNDIREEYGLNRLGSHDLLDEAAKMHSEDMINDEFYSHENPYDGDKTRPGDRAEYVGIDNPYIAENVLDYPIAIHQEFTYDELAYNFVDGWYNSDGHRRNMLNDEAKILGVGSYGGNVGAAANNFEGDTFVIRSTQKFQVYEEVEEK, encoded by the coding sequence ATGAAAAAATTTAGTTGTTTATTAGTATTTTTATTGATAATTGGTTTATCAGGGGTAGTAAGTGCGGAGAGTTCTGATATTGAAGTATTGATAGATGGTGAGGGGGTAAGATTTGAAGATCAAGAACCATATATTGATGAAAATAACAGAACGCTTGTACCATTAAGATTTATTAGTGAAGCATTAGGGGCAGAAGTAGAATGGGATGGAGATAATAACAAAGTATTAATTAGTGATACGGTAATAGTAGAAGAAGAGAGTAATATATCTGATGATGTAATTAATAGTGGGTTAGAAGAAATTACAGATAATTTAGCAATGTTAGCCGGTAGTGTAGTAACAGAAGATAATAAAATAATGACAAGAACAGGGTTAGATTTAGAATTAGAGATTGAAAGCAGTCAAATAAATACCAAATATAATATAATACCTGTTTTTGAAGAGTTTGAAGAAGAATTTAAGGATATTTTAAATTTAACTAATGAAGATATTTATGATATGAGAGAAGAAAAAATACAGGAGTATGGGATGGACGATGATGAAAGCTTTCAAGATGAGATTGAAGATTTAATTAATATGGATACTGAGCCTATTTTAACTGATAAAGGAAGGACAATGGTGCCATTAAGATTTGTTAGTGATGCGTTAATAGCAAATATAGAATGGGATGATGGAGTAATATTAATAGAGACAGAAGAAGTGAGAGTATCAGAAGAAGATTATCGAAGTGAGGTTAGTAATTTTATAGAGATATTTTCAAATAATTTATATGATGATAGTGATTATTTAGAAGGAGTATTCCCGGTAGAAGGAGTAGATGGTTATTCTGAATTAAATGATATAGAATATGAGTATTATGATAATAATGTAAAGTTAGATTGGGGTGAAAAGCCTACAGGTGGTTATTATATAAGTGTGGAAGATATATATAAACAAGGTGATGATTTAATAGTAGAATTTTATGTGACTGTGCCTGGGGATAGTGCTGTGACACAAGCAATAACAAATCCCAGGCATCAAGAAGAAGTAGATAAGGAGTACAGAGATTTTGACAATATTGAGTTAGATTTGACAGAAGTTATTGTTTTAGGAGAAGAAGAGGAAGATGATAGTGAGGTAGTTGAAAAACCAGATAAGGATGAAGAAGATGAAGTAATTGAAGAGGAAGATATTGATGATAAAGATATAGTTGATATAAATAATATAGATTATGATAGATTAGATAGAAAAGTATTTGAATATACTAATGATATAAGGGAAGAGTATGGTTTAAACAGGCTTGGTAGTCATGATTTATTAGATGAAGCTGCAAAAATGCATTCAGAGGATATGATAAATGATGAATTTTATTCCCATGAGAATCCTTATGATGGTGATAAAACAAGACCAGGGGACAGAGCAGAGTATGTTGGTATAGATAATCCTTATATAGCGGAAAATGTATTAGATTATCCAATTGCAATTCATCAAGAATTTACTTATGATGAATTAGCATATAATTTTGTTGATGGCTGGTATAATTCAGATGGACACAGAAGAAATATGTTAAATGATGAAGCTAAAATATTGGGAGTAGGTTCATATGGAGGTAATGTAGGGGCGGCAGCTAATAATTTTGAGGGTGATACCTTTGTAATAAGGTCAACTCAGAAGTTTCAGGTTTATGAAGAAGTGGAAGAAAAATAG
- the istA gene encoding IS21 family transposase: MTQQYNIKYLSFHKGKKYSEISRETGHDFKTVKKYAEKEGFNDSPPRRKKKSSKLDPFKPTIDQWLNEDTKAPVKQRHTAKRIYDRLKEEFKEKFNVSERVVRYYVSAKKREIFGDSEAYLPLEHPSGEAQVDFGESLIYENGKEIKGHSLVLSFPHSNVAYEQVFRGQNQECLLEGLQRIFKYINGVPTKIWFDNLSAAVKEIKKKGERELIEQFEKFALHYGFLHNFCNAGKSNEKGHVENKVGFTRLNHFVPVPSVSDIEDLNEELFQKAENDAQKLHYKKQKKEAELFEEDKNCLLKLPDKPFDIGRLVKVKTNKYGKVELDKKIYSTSPRLVGKQVWLYLTHDRVDVLDEDYNQVVSHPRLYQETESMKWYPYLELIAKRPNALKYTGFYKELPDPWQDYLEYLDYPKKKKALHLLKDIIEHNDMDTAADVLSQTLKDGVDDVESIRLTWTRKTSNITLPSELVSNNNIPSMTGYTPNFAVYDELLNKAGDRK, from the coding sequence ATGACTCAACAGTATAATATCAAATACTTATCATTTCATAAAGGAAAAAAGTACAGCGAAATTAGCAGGGAAACAGGCCATGATTTCAAAACTGTGAAAAAATACGCCGAGAAGGAAGGTTTTAATGATAGTCCTCCCCGGAGAAAGAAAAAAAGTTCAAAACTTGACCCTTTTAAACCAACTATTGATCAGTGGTTAAATGAAGATACAAAAGCTCCAGTAAAACAGCGGCATACAGCTAAAAGAATATACGATAGATTAAAAGAGGAATTTAAGGAAAAATTTAATGTTTCTGAAAGAGTCGTTAGATATTACGTATCAGCTAAAAAGAGAGAAATATTTGGTGATAGTGAAGCTTATCTTCCCCTTGAACATCCTTCTGGGGAAGCTCAAGTGGACTTTGGCGAGTCACTAATTTATGAAAACGGCAAAGAAATCAAAGGGCATTCTCTAGTCTTATCGTTTCCCCATAGCAATGTAGCTTACGAGCAAGTTTTCAGGGGCCAAAACCAGGAATGTTTGTTGGAAGGGCTGCAGAGGATATTCAAATATATAAACGGTGTTCCCACAAAGATTTGGTTTGATAATCTATCTGCTGCAGTGAAAGAAATTAAGAAAAAAGGTGAAAGAGAGTTAATCGAACAATTTGAAAAATTTGCCCTTCATTACGGGTTTCTCCACAACTTTTGTAATGCCGGCAAATCAAATGAAAAAGGTCATGTGGAAAACAAAGTAGGCTTCACCAGGCTAAATCATTTTGTCCCCGTTCCTTCCGTATCTGACATAGAAGATTTGAATGAAGAACTTTTTCAAAAAGCAGAAAACGACGCCCAAAAACTGCACTACAAAAAACAAAAGAAAGAAGCAGAGCTATTTGAAGAGGATAAAAATTGCTTACTTAAATTACCGGACAAGCCTTTTGATATTGGCCGATTGGTAAAAGTAAAAACAAATAAATATGGAAAAGTTGAATTAGATAAAAAGATCTATTCCACATCTCCCCGGCTAGTGGGAAAACAGGTCTGGCTTTATTTAACCCATGATAGGGTGGATGTGTTAGATGAAGATTATAATCAAGTGGTTTCACACCCTAGGCTCTATCAAGAAACTGAGTCAATGAAATGGTATCCCTATTTGGAGCTGATAGCAAAACGGCCTAACGCTTTAAAATACACTGGTTTTTACAAAGAATTGCCCGATCCCTGGCAGGATTATCTTGAGTATCTTGATTACCCGAAAAAGAAAAAAGCACTTCATTTATTAAAGGATATAATTGAGCACAATGACATGGATACTGCAGCCGATGTACTTTCACAAACCCTCAAAGATGGAGTTGATGATGTGGAAAGTATCAGGCTTACTTGGACTAGAAAAACTAGCAACATAACTCTACCATCCGAACTAGTTTCAAACAATAATATACCTTCAATGACAGGATATACTCCAAATTTCGCAGTTTACGATGAGCTATTAAACAAGGCAGGTGATAGGAAATGA
- the istB gene encoding IS21-like element helper ATPase IstB, whose protein sequence is MKETIESYCKKLKLGTTIPENYPQIEADTHEEFLEKLLRLEVEQREINRKNRLLKQANFPTFKTFKDYNFDNVALPESIDVETLKTAGFVEQKENLILYGPVGTGKTFMSIAVGIEACNRGKKVMFYTTAALVNQLLEAQADGEINKLMKKIEKADVLICDEWGYIPLNTEGAQLLFQVISNCYEKRSVIITTNLEFSKWNTIFYDEKLTSAIIDRLVHYSHLITFTGPSYRLQNSYINC, encoded by the coding sequence ATGAAAGAAACTATTGAGAGCTACTGCAAAAAGCTTAAGTTAGGTACTACTATACCGGAGAATTACCCTCAAATAGAAGCAGATACCCATGAAGAGTTTTTAGAGAAACTTTTAAGACTGGAGGTGGAACAAAGGGAGATAAATCGTAAAAACCGCCTTTTAAAACAGGCTAATTTTCCTACCTTCAAAACATTTAAGGACTACAATTTTGATAACGTAGCTTTGCCGGAAAGCATTGACGTGGAAACACTTAAGACTGCCGGTTTTGTTGAACAAAAGGAAAATCTTATTCTTTACGGGCCTGTAGGCACTGGGAAAACTTTTATGAGTATTGCTGTGGGAATTGAAGCTTGTAACCGTGGGAAAAAGGTTATGTTTTACACTACAGCAGCTTTGGTCAATCAGCTTTTAGAAGCTCAAGCTGACGGGGAAATAAATAAATTAATGAAAAAGATTGAAAAAGCAGATGTGTTAATTTGCGATGAATGGGGGTACATCCCCCTCAACACAGAAGGAGCACAACTTCTTTTTCAAGTAATTTCAAACTGTTACGAAAAGCGTAGTGTAATCATCACTACCAATTTAGAATTTAGCAAGTGGAACACTATATTTTATGATGAAAAGCTTACTAGTGCAATTATCGACAGGTTAGTTCACTACAGCCATTTGATCACATTTACAGGGCCTAGCTACAGGCTGCAGAACTCTTACATTAATTGCTAA